TGTTTTGAAGCAGTGACATGGTTGTATTACTTAAggttatttcattatatttttaccATACAAGGTTACATTTCTCTAATTTGTATTATTATAGATAAGTTGTTTAGGtagtatatacataaatacttaTCTATTTAGAATTGCAGTTCCttaagagaaaattatatatatcaggCTGATTGATTAGTGAGTAGCTAGGCAGTGAGGAAACATTATACAGTAAAGACAAATAGCAACCCCTTTGATCATTACATTGAGGTGTAAAACCCTCAGGCAACCTCTTCCCCTGAGCCTCCTTCCCCCTGGTGCCTCTCCACCCCTGAGGCTCCACCTTGTGCATGACTCCTGGTTCTTCCCTCTTAATGTACATTTgacttgtttgtttctttttgcagctctgagtggtccaatcttGATCAGTTCCAATGCATATCCCAAAAATGCCTGCACAGTCGGTAGGTTATGTTGTGTTGAGCCAGGGGGGGGGCGGGGAGATAACCTAGTCAAACTTTTGTAATAGTCCATTCACCAAGCACTATTGGATATCTAATTGgaacttttcatctttttattggAAGTAAATGCTGACTTTGAACCAGTATGTTTATTgttatgctctttttttttttttttttttttttttttttgctggaacttggtgtgtgtttgtgcatttttgtgtgtttgtgtgttcttcATTTGCTACTTTTGATTAATTTACTTTACACCACTTTGCCTACACTGATCTAATATCTCAGTTATTAAGATTTGATGAATGAAAAATGCACTTGAAAATTTGGTCATAGAACATTTTTTAGTGATTTAGAAATTATTGGTGCCCACACGAAGCATCCAGACCTTGTTGAACTGTTCACTGCCACATACACAGCTACAGAATTCCTTATCACTTGGTCTTGATGCTCACCAGTACACTTTGTAGCCACACAATTCTTCAATTCTAAGCATAAATGAAATCCTTGTGTGTGGCCACAGTCATGTTTGCAGTATTTCTTATCTCTGTTGACTTATTGACTCCCCACTTGAATAGTGTTTTTGTTATATCttacttcatatatatatttgttttggcCTGTCATTCATGTGGTTATATTCACACTGTTCAGAGGCAGAactagaagtagcagcagcgcacacacacacacacacacacacacacacacacacacacacacacacacacacacacacacacacacacacacacacacacacacacacaccaagttttTTGCACCCTTGCATGGCTTGTTTGTTGACCCCCTTGGTTTTATTGGTTTACAATGTTGTTTATGTAATGAATGATCTCTCAAGAGTAACTGTATTAAACAACTTCTTTTGTAATTGATAACTGAAGTCTGGATCTCTTTACCACTTACCTACATAACTGATGACGGtaaataaaactactactactatttgatGTGATTATGATTTTGCACggtatttattacttttttttacttatactgCTAAACTCACTTACATTGAGTGAATAGATGTGAATGCAAAAAAATGAAACTTATGTAATGTATTTTATTGCTCTGATCTTAgttctatttatccttcattattttgtgtaaGTTTTCTCCATGGTTCCTATAGTTCACTCAACCATGGATATGTGTATGTTTTTTCCCCACCAcccttttgcttcttcttcttcagtattgccAGTACTGTAGACTTGTTCATCTGACCATCATAGCGTTGCTACAGATTTGACTCGGATCACGTTCTTAGAGACTGCAGTATTTGGTACAAGGCATGGCTGGAGGgaattaagagaagaacagttgTAACATAGAACAGGTCCAGTGAGAGAGCAtaggtggtgtatggtgtgttccTTCAAGCCAAGATAAGGAGATATGATAAGAGTGTTTATAATATTCCTTTGGGGTTCTTGTTATGCTTTATTTTCAAGGGTACAAAGCAGGTATGTCAGTGTTAGAGCAGATATCAATAGAAGGTAGTGATGGATTGTTTTGTACATTGCTGCTTCTATATGTACAGATGTAGATTACTGAGAATGCAGGGTTATAGTATGACTGGTTTGATTACTTTTTAGATTTTGTACAGTTGTTAGAAAGCAGAGACTGTGCATAGTGTTTCTATTGTGGCTTTAGAGATTTAGAGTGGCTTTGCAGGAGAGGGTTAAAAGTGTTAGTGAGAATATATGGCTTTTTAGTCCAGTACCTTCACATTTTGTTTAATAGTTTAGACAGgaaatgtgtatatgtattttcttgcattttttcacAGACATTTCATAGTTTTGCATTCTGTCTCCTTATCAGTCATTTACTCCTTTGATATGTGTTGTCCTGTCAATGGCTCTGTTTTAACCACATTTGCTGGTCATTCAAATTttacctcattttcttatcatgcTGCATCTTTTTCAGTATATTCTTGTATTTGGAGTCATTCAGTTATGAGTAGCCAATGTCAAGGTATTAGAACATCCATCAAGACGTTACTTTAGGACACCACAGGCTGACATTATTTTCTCCCAATGCTGCCACCGTTGACCCTGAAGCAGAACACATTCCGAGGCATCCGGTCCTCAAAGTTCCGGCATGTGTATGGCAAAGGCGCCCGCAAGGAGAACTGCTACGAGAATGTGCTCATCACGCAGAAGGCGCACGACACAGCTGCCTGCGCCGTCAACCCCAAGTTTGTGGCCATCGCTGTGGaagtggctggaggaggagccTTCATAGTGTTGCCTCTTGATAAGGTGTGCACTGCAGCTTTATTACTTACCTCTATTCTCTTCCTGGTTCTTCACATGCTGCTCTCAGTCTCCAGTGCTACCCtattccctttctgtctcttcctatgctaccctattttttttcctagatCTTCCTATGCTGCCCTCAGATTCCAGTGCTGCTCTGTTCATCTCCTAGCCCTTCACTTGTTATCCTCAGTCTCCAGTGATTATAATCATGAATATATTGCAATTGCTGTAACTTGAGATTATTCCACTTATTTAAGGAGGCATAATCATGGGCTCCTCTCAAAATACTGGggttattgtattttcttccattatacAAAGAAGTGAGACAGACTTAACTGAGGTTGGTGTTTGGAGATGTACAGTTAGCCATGTAGTCTTGATGCAAACTTCATTGTTTGGGTCACTTTgctgttgtatttattttattccagATCAGCATTTTTATCAAAGTAGATTCCATCATTAGGCAGTTTAGAAATAAAGATGTGAAAGATTGCTGAATGTAGTATTTGTGCACTTTTTATTAATTGTAGAGTATGTTTTCATGACAAGCTCTTTGCTATTCATTACAAGATTTCAATAACGAGCAGGATGAGGAATCTTATATATAGATATGTATATATAGATATGTATGATATAGATATGTATCTTATATATAGATATGTATCTCTAGACTCATCTTGGTATCATAAAGATATTACATATTTCCTTACTTGATGCATGGCAAAGCAATAATGTATCTTTCTGCAGTCAGTGATTTTGCCTTATTATGCACacatgttggtggtgatggtgtggtttGTGCCAGCAGTGAGTCTCCTCCCTCCACAGACAGGGCGCATCGACATCAACACTCCCAAGGTGACGGGACATGCCGGGCCAGTGCTGGACCTCAAGTGGTGTCCCTTCAATGACAACCTCATCGCATCGGGGGCGGATGACTGCACCATAAAATTATGGCACATACCAGATGGAGGACTCAAGGCCAACCTGACGGAGCCCCTGGCTGACCTGCAGGGCCACCAGCGCCGCGTCTCCATGGTGGAGTGGCACCCCACGGCTGAAAATGTGTTGTTCTCTGCAGGTTATGACTACCAGGTGACTCCAGGAGCTACTGTTGCCTTACATGCAGCATGACAGTGTTGTAACAACCAGCACTTACAACAGTGTTACTTTAGTGTGTAGAGTGGCAAACATTCATCAGGCTTCAGTTTGCCAGCAGTTATTGCCCAGTGAACCATATCTCCCTTGAAATATTACTATGAATGCCTCAGGTCTTAGTGTTAACAAGTTAGATGACCTGGTGACTGTATagagtgtggtgtggatggtgatgtgatggtgctTTGTCAGATCCTGGTGTGGGATGCACGGCGTGGAGTTCTCATGCAGACCCTTGATCTCCACGCTGACGTGATATACAGCCTCTCTCTGAACCGCGACGGCTCCCGCCtggccaccaccagcagggACAAGCGCCTCAGAATCATTGACCCTCTCTCTGGGAAGGTCCTGCAGGTGTGTTCACATTGTGCTCACAAGTGTCAGATGGATGAGAGTAACAGATTAAGGAAACTTTATATTGCTTATAATGCACTAAATAGGCTTGCTGATTCTACTTGATACTAAATAGTTCTCTTGTGGTGATTTGTATGTAAACATGGGTGGTGATGGGATGCATTAATATTGTACTGATGAGATTCCTGGTATTTCCTGTGCAGGAGGGACTGTGTCATGAGGGGTCTAAGGCATGCAAGGCAGTGTACTGTGGGGACACGGGCCTGGTCTTCACCACGGGCTTCAGTAGGTTTAGTGACCGGCAGTATGGAGTGTGGGATGAGAAGAATCTCAACACACCCCTTCGTCTTGACACCATTGACTCCTCCTCAGGGGTGCTGACGCCTTTCTATGACCATGACACAAGGGTGGTCTTTGTGGCTGGCAAGGTAAGCCGGTGGCTGTACTGTGTCAAcctcataacttttttttatctattcattaattcattcattcacttattgaTGCCTCCACTCTTTTCTGctttcattctttgtttctGTGAAAGTAGAGTATGAAATGGTAGCTTGAAGTACAAATTGAATACAAATGCATATACAgacaaccccgcttaacgaaggagtTACGTACCTAAagaacccttcgttaagcgaattttcgttaagtgaaccaattataacaagtttgacccccgactgaacttccattgagagtaaacaaagcgagagttgcatcatagtacagtgaaaggtttaatgaaagtaaaaattatgaagttaaacatttaagcagtttgatttaagactaagtcattataatgtacactaatgtatgtatgtaagtaactttataatgttgatgatcttaattttatgatgggagggagagtggaacggGAAATATGTTAGCTGGCAACCtctagaatgtaaacaaagggcgcatcattctaccacatacaaaacttatgtaccatatttccacaaggctttccattttatccattgcagagtcacgagttcaggtggttcttttagcttgtaagaaagatatgatctcaccagccttcttaatagagtctgctgacttgaaaatggtagacagtagatggagtcaagccatggtgggaagcaatgctattagttttctcgcctctcgtgtctgtgaataatatccagcttcacttcgagagtaagagacttcctggtcttcttagcaacgctaggcaacattgcagggcgttttggtggtaagttgagtgagggaagacgagctgctgctgacgctgttattgttttgaacagggggagtttGTTgtgcgctggtgtattcaaaagcctgccGGCTGGCGTGATACAGcaagctttcaaacttggaaaaaattacctggataaaatttcgttaaagcgagtttggttttcgttaaacaagcagatggtagtaaaagaaaaccgtggtagcgaaattttgttgtgtgaaccttcgttaagcaggggttgcctgtatcagTATGAGCTAAATAATGAAGAACATAGAAGTTAAGTCAGAGTTTTTGTGATGATACTCACctggttttctctctcactctccaggGAGATGGTAACATCCGATACTATGAGATCACAGACAGCCCACCCTACTGCCATTTCCTCAGCCAGTATATATCTGGAGAACCACAGGTCAGTTTGTTACTTTCATGGAAAATTGtgaaatggatttttttttttttttttttttttttttttttcttctctctctctctctctctctccaagagcaAAATCTTTCTGCAATATTAGTCTTTATTGGTAAGTAGGCAGAGTGTGGACTATATGTATTATTGTTCTTGCTACATTGATGTGTTATGTTTCATCATGATGTTCTGCCTAACAGAGAGGATTTGGTGTGATGCCTAAGAGAGGTTGTAAAGTGTCTCAGTGTGAGATCTTCCGTTTCTACAAGTTGTATGCCACCAAGGCCATCTGTGAACCCATTTCCATGATTGTACCCAGAaaggtgagtgaatgaatgctAAGTAAGTTGTGTCATACATCTGTGTGTGACTCTTCTATGTCATGACATTCCTGAGTTCCATCATCATTGCTTTATTGATTTGGGTTGATTGTCTTGAGATTTCATCCGTTCATGTATTGATATTTTACTTGTACAGAGTGACCAGTTCCAGCCTGACCTATACCCCGACACAGCTTCCCCCACCCCTGCCATGTCAGCTGAGGAGTGGTTTGCAGGTACCACCAGAGGGCCAGTTCTGATGTCAATGAAGACAGGTGAGTCTATTGGAGAAGTGCCACTTTGCACACAGGTTACACAACCTCTGTTTGAGGGAAGACACAGTGCATGTTTCTTGTTACTTATACAGAAAATTGTCTTTAGGAATGACCATCAAGACCCACCGGCCTCTCCCACTAAGACCAACTGAGTCCTCCTCCGACAAGAATGCTGACAAGAAGTACGCCTTTCTGTCTCGGGAGACGCGAGCCGACTACCGGCCGCTGGAGGCGAGTGTAAGGTTTGATGGACCGTCACTTGCAGGTGTTCAAGTGCAGCTCCTGTGGCTTGTGTCTGTGTTGTCATGGGTCTGTGTTGCTGTGGATAGTGGTGATTGCTAGAGTCCATGTGCCGGCTCAGTCCTCGTCTCATAGTAATGTGTTGAAATGCTTGGATTTCAGTAACTTTTTGTTATGTATGCATATTACATCTCAAGGGACTGTGGCAGCTTGAGTTATGAATGATGATGTTATTTATGCCATTGATGAACTTAAGTTAGACCCGCCTTTTTCACTTAAGCTTGATTTTTTTGAAGTAATTGCCAGTTCTAGCACTCCCATGGCCGGAGAGGACTGGTGATGACAGTGAGTGTGCTTAGGGAAAGTAACCCAACCATTGCCCACCACAGGTCAAGACCTCCAGTAGCACAGACAAAGATCTCAAGACTTCCACTAACTTGGACACCAAATTCCAAGCTCTACAAAAACTCTGGGGATGCAATGTTAAGAATATGGTGAGAGAGtctccggttttttttttttttttttttttttttttttttcttccagtgaCACCAAGCTTTGTAGtgcctttgtttatttactgtGTGTCCTGATAGGCttgtcaatgtgtgtgtattggtttTGCTGAAGGCTGAATCACAACAGCTTATATGAGAGTGAGACTGACAAAGTGTTCTATTGGCAGGGAGACAACAAAGAGCAGTGTTCCACTAACAGCAGTGGCATTGAAAGTGAAAAGACTTACACATCCACCAAAAACACCATCAATAAAATGAACATCAAGTCCGGAGATTCTCCAAACAAGTTGACTAACTATGCAATGCAAGAAAAGGAGATTGAGATCCTGGAGAAACCTTCCCCAAAGACTGAGTCTGAGGTATGTTCTTTGTTGTACTTGCACATTTGTTTGATGCTGTGGAGAACACCCTCTGCCTGCTTGTTGTGAGTCAGTCGCACCCTGCTCATTGCTCAACATTATAGGCAGCATGTTCCACTCAATTATTTGGCTTCCCTCATGGGTTGGAACACCATAGATATTTCTCTAGATAAAACATTAATCAGATTTTCCACACTTACTAAGTTTTGCAAGTATTGCTGATTAGAAGGACTCTTCCCAATGACTTTCTGTTTAGTAAGCTTTGACACTGTTGTAGGAATGTGGTGCTCTTCCCTCAAGTGGAGTGTGGATGTGGGCAGAGAGAAGGCAGCACTGTATGTGTTGCTTAGGCATGACTGATCTTTGATTGATTTAAATGGAGAGTGTTCCTCTGATCTTCAATAGACATTCCTACACAGCATCACCTTTCCTTAAGTTTGTCTTGTTGCTTTTTGTATGCATGCTTCTCTCTTTGCATACTTATGAAAATTATACAgcaaaaaatgagtgaaatcttatttaagaatataaaaaaaaaatgttatgtctATATTTCTGCTGCCATGGACAAGTAAATTTTGACTTGGTGGTTTGATCTACTCAGTTGGAAGTGTTATTATAAAGTACAgtgctttttattttatgtttttgaaATTCTGATGTACTGGAAGTTAAGTCTACAAGTTATAGTCTGACTATTTTATGAAGATCATttaggcgttggctttttcAGGGATTTCCCAGCCTGTGGTGCTGCCAAACTTTGTGCTGGGCAAATTATGCCAGtagagcctatgtgtcaatgGGAACACactacctatctctctctctctctctctctctctct
This genomic interval from Portunus trituberculatus isolate SZX2019 chromosome 35, ASM1759143v1, whole genome shotgun sequence contains the following:
- the LOC123512980 gene encoding coronin-1A-like isoform X6; the encoded protein is MHIPKMPAQSNTFRGIRSSKFRHVYGKGARKENCYENVLITQKAHDTAACAVNPKFVAIAVEVAGGGAFIVLPLDKTGRIDINTPKVTGHAGPVLDLKWCPFNDNLIASGADDCTIKLWHIPDGGLKANLTEPLADLQGHQRRVSMVEWHPTAENVLFSAGYDYQILVWDARRGVLMQTLDLHADVIYSLSLNRDGSRLATTSRDKRLRIIDPLSGKVLQEGLCHEGSKACKAVYCGDTGLVFTTGFSRFSDRQYGVWDEKNLNTPLRLDTIDSSSGVLTPFYDHDTRVVFVAGKGDGNIRYYEITDSPPYCHFLSQYISGEPQRGFGVMPKRGCKVSQCEIFRFYKLYATKAICEPISMIVPRKSDQFQPDLYPDTASPTPAMSAEEWFAGTTRGPVLMSMKTGMTIKTHRPLPLRPTESSSDKNADKKYAFLSRETRADYRPLEASVKTSSSTDKDLKTSTNLDTKFQALQKLWGCNVKNMGDNKEQCSTNSSGIESEKTYTSTKNTINKMNIKSGDSPNKLTNYAMQEKEIEILEKPSPKTESELRRAYTAQCEELKLLRRQLIIKDRRIHELEDQLNQFKTHHK
- the LOC123512980 gene encoding coronin-1A-like isoform X2; its protein translation is MHIPKMPAQSTLKQNTFRGIRSSKFRHVYGKGARKENCYENVLITQKAHDTAACAVNPKFVAIAVEVAGGGAFIVLPLDKTGRIDINTPKVTGHAGPVLDLKWCPFNDNLIASGADDCTIKLWHIPDGGLKANLTEPLADLQGHQRRVSMVEWHPTAENVLFSAGYDYQILVWDARRGVLMQTLDLHADVIYSLSLNRDGSRLATTSRDKRLRIIDPLSGKVLQEGLCHEGSKACKAVYCGDTGLVFTTGFSRFSDRQYGVWDEKNLNTPLRLDTIDSSSGVLTPFYDHDTRVVFVAGKGDGNIRYYEITDSPPYCHFLSQYISGEPQRGFGVMPKRGCKVSQCEIFRFYKLYATKAICEPISMIVPRKSDQFQPDLYPDTASPTPAMSAEEWFAGTTRGPVLMSMKTGMTIKTHRPLPLRPTESSSDKNADKKYAFLSRETRADYRPLEASVKTSSSTDKDLKTSTNLDTKFQALQKLWGCNVKNMGDNKEQCSTNSSGIESEKTYTSTKNTINKMNIKSGDSPNKLTNYAMQEKEIEILEKPSPKTESELRRAYTAQCEELKLLRRQLIIKDRRIHELEDQLNQFKTHHK
- the LOC123512980 gene encoding coronin-1A-like isoform X5, whose translation is MHIPKMPAQSQNTFRGIRSSKFRHVYGKGARKENCYENVLITQKAHDTAACAVNPKFVAIAVEVAGGGAFIVLPLDKTGRIDINTPKVTGHAGPVLDLKWCPFNDNLIASGADDCTIKLWHIPDGGLKANLTEPLADLQGHQRRVSMVEWHPTAENVLFSAGYDYQILVWDARRGVLMQTLDLHADVIYSLSLNRDGSRLATTSRDKRLRIIDPLSGKVLQEGLCHEGSKACKAVYCGDTGLVFTTGFSRFSDRQYGVWDEKNLNTPLRLDTIDSSSGVLTPFYDHDTRVVFVAGKGDGNIRYYEITDSPPYCHFLSQYISGEPQRGFGVMPKRGCKVSQCEIFRFYKLYATKAICEPISMIVPRKSDQFQPDLYPDTASPTPAMSAEEWFAGTTRGPVLMSMKTGMTIKTHRPLPLRPTESSSDKNADKKYAFLSRETRADYRPLEASVKTSSSTDKDLKTSTNLDTKFQALQKLWGCNVKNMGDNKEQCSTNSSGIESEKTYTSTKNTINKMNIKSGDSPNKLTNYAMQEKEIEILEKPSPKTESELRRAYTAQCEELKLLRRQLIIKDRRIHELEDQLNQFKTHHK
- the LOC123512980 gene encoding coronin-1A-like isoform X7; the encoded protein is MVDTRACQKPSSRQNTFRGIRSSKFRHVYGKGARKENCYENVLITQKAHDTAACAVNPKFVAIAVEVAGGGAFIVLPLDKTGRIDINTPKVTGHAGPVLDLKWCPFNDNLIASGADDCTIKLWHIPDGGLKANLTEPLADLQGHQRRVSMVEWHPTAENVLFSAGYDYQILVWDARRGVLMQTLDLHADVIYSLSLNRDGSRLATTSRDKRLRIIDPLSGKVLQEGLCHEGSKACKAVYCGDTGLVFTTGFSRFSDRQYGVWDEKNLNTPLRLDTIDSSSGVLTPFYDHDTRVVFVAGKGDGNIRYYEITDSPPYCHFLSQYISGEPQRGFGVMPKRGCKVSQCEIFRFYKLYATKAICEPISMIVPRKSDQFQPDLYPDTASPTPAMSAEEWFAGTTRGPVLMSMKTGMTIKTHRPLPLRPTESSSDKNADKKYAFLSRETRADYRPLEASVKTSSSTDKDLKTSTNLDTKFQALQKLWGCNVKNMGDNKEQCSTNSSGIESEKTYTSTKNTINKMNIKSGDSPNKLTNYAMQEKEIEILEKPSPKTESESNPNESQEAAAAEAP
- the LOC123512980 gene encoding coronin-1A-like isoform X4 yields the protein MVDTRACQKPSSRQNTFRGIRSSKFRHVYGKGARKENCYENVLITQKAHDTAACAVNPKFVAIAVEVAGGGAFIVLPLDKTGRIDINTPKVTGHAGPVLDLKWCPFNDNLIASGADDCTIKLWHIPDGGLKANLTEPLADLQGHQRRVSMVEWHPTAENVLFSAGYDYQILVWDARRGVLMQTLDLHADVIYSLSLNRDGSRLATTSRDKRLRIIDPLSGKVLQEGLCHEGSKACKAVYCGDTGLVFTTGFSRFSDRQYGVWDEKNLNTPLRLDTIDSSSGVLTPFYDHDTRVVFVAGKGDGNIRYYEITDSPPYCHFLSQYISGEPQRGFGVMPKRGCKVSQCEIFRFYKLYATKAICEPISMIVPRKSDQFQPDLYPDTASPTPAMSAEEWFAGTTRGPVLMSMKTGMTIKTHRPLPLRPTESSSDKNADKKYAFLSRETRADYRPLEVKTSSSTDKDLKTSTNLDTKFQALQKLWGCNVKNMGDNKEQCSTNSSGIESEKTYTSTKNTINKMNIKSGDSPNKLTNYAMQEKEIEILEKPSPKTESELRRAYTAQCEELKLLRRQLIIKDRRIHELEDQLNQFKTHHK
- the LOC123512980 gene encoding coronin-1A-like isoform X1; the protein is MVDTRACQKPSSRQNTFRGIRSSKFRHVYGKGARKENCYENVLITQKAHDTAACAVNPKFVAIAVEVAGGGAFIVLPLDKTGRIDINTPKVTGHAGPVLDLKWCPFNDNLIASGADDCTIKLWHIPDGGLKANLTEPLADLQGHQRRVSMVEWHPTAENVLFSAGYDYQILVWDARRGVLMQTLDLHADVIYSLSLNRDGSRLATTSRDKRLRIIDPLSGKVLQEGLCHEGSKACKAVYCGDTGLVFTTGFSRFSDRQYGVWDEKNLNTPLRLDTIDSSSGVLTPFYDHDTRVVFVAGKGDGNIRYYEITDSPPYCHFLSQYISGEPQRGFGVMPKRGCKVSQCEIFRFYKLYATKAICEPISMIVPRKSDQFQPDLYPDTASPTPAMSAEEWFAGTTRGPVLMSMKTGMTIKTHRPLPLRPTESSSDKNADKKYAFLSRETRADYRPLEASVKTSSSTDKDLKTSTNLDTKFQALQKLWGCNVKNMGDNKEQCSTNSSGIESEKTYTSTKNTINKMNIKSGDSPNKLTNYAMQEKEIEILEKPSPKTESELRRAYTAQCEELKLLRRQLIIKDRRIHELEDQLNQFKTHHK
- the LOC123512980 gene encoding coronin-1A-like isoform X3; the protein is MVDTRACQKPSSRNTFRGIRSSKFRHVYGKGARKENCYENVLITQKAHDTAACAVNPKFVAIAVEVAGGGAFIVLPLDKTGRIDINTPKVTGHAGPVLDLKWCPFNDNLIASGADDCTIKLWHIPDGGLKANLTEPLADLQGHQRRVSMVEWHPTAENVLFSAGYDYQILVWDARRGVLMQTLDLHADVIYSLSLNRDGSRLATTSRDKRLRIIDPLSGKVLQEGLCHEGSKACKAVYCGDTGLVFTTGFSRFSDRQYGVWDEKNLNTPLRLDTIDSSSGVLTPFYDHDTRVVFVAGKGDGNIRYYEITDSPPYCHFLSQYISGEPQRGFGVMPKRGCKVSQCEIFRFYKLYATKAICEPISMIVPRKSDQFQPDLYPDTASPTPAMSAEEWFAGTTRGPVLMSMKTGMTIKTHRPLPLRPTESSSDKNADKKYAFLSRETRADYRPLEASVKTSSSTDKDLKTSTNLDTKFQALQKLWGCNVKNMGDNKEQCSTNSSGIESEKTYTSTKNTINKMNIKSGDSPNKLTNYAMQEKEIEILEKPSPKTESELRRAYTAQCEELKLLRRQLIIKDRRIHELEDQLNQFKTHHK